In Lentilitoribacter sp. Alg239-R112, the genomic stretch ATTTCCGGTGGTTGGAATGTGGCTGTTGCGGAACAATCAGTGCAGAAAGACCTTAGCTGGCAGTTGATTGAAACAATTCTGGAAGCAAAATCTTATGCTAAATGGGTAGCTGGTCAAGGGCGTGTTGCAGTGCGTACGGATGCTTTGGAGGCTGATGTTTATCAAGCCGATGCCTATCTTGCCGCTATCTCTCCATTGGTTGAAAAAACCACAGGGCGTGACACGTTCCCGGGATATTCTTCTGTTTCGGCATTTGTTCAACAGGCCACGACTTCAATTCTTGAAGGCCTATCTGTTGATGAGGCTGTTGAAGAGTTTAAAGCAAATCTCGTTGATGAGTTTGGCGAAGAAGAAGTCAAAACAATCAAGTAAATCACTAATGTCCCACCGATATGTTCGGTGGGGCCTTCTATCGTAATAAGATGCGTGACGAGCGTGTCTTGTTTTGGACGAGCCGCGTCTTAATATGTTAGCTCTTCGTCTCGCTGTTTAAAAAGGTAAGTCGCCATGATTTCCACCTCACATGTCTGGCTCCGGCGCTCAACATCTCTTATGACAATCGCTGCAATACCAGCCATATTGTTTATAGGACTATTTATTTTTTATGCCGGATGGACGATTTGGGTCAGTTTTACTGATTTGGCGCTCTTGGGAAAGAAGGCTATCTCCCCCAATTTTATCTGGTTTGATAATTACATTCGTCTGATTACCCGTCGTGGATTTTTGGAATCTGTGTGGACCACAACAGTCTTCACATTCTTCTCGGCTATTGTCGGTCAATGCGGGTTGGGTTTTTTACTTGCGCTCCTGCTGAAAAACTATCCATTTCGATTGAAAGGAACAGTTGAGTTCGCGCTCCTGTTTGGTTGGCTTGCACCAGATGTTGTAGGTGCCTTTATGTGGAATGCGTTCGCCAGCCGTGATGGTTTTATAAATACTTTGGTCTTGAGCCCTCTTGGTTTTGACAACATAAATCTGCTGAACGCCTACGCAATGGAAGTTGTTGTAATCGCAAATATTTGGAAGGGAACTGCATGGTCGTATCTCCTGTTTTCAGCGGCCTTGGACACCGTTTCACGCGAAGTATTGGAAGCCGCCTATGTCGATGGAGCCAACGGACGGCAACGACTTCGCTATGTTCTTTTACCGCTCCTACGCGCTCAAATTGCAACTAATTTGCTATTTGTAACGATTTGGACCTATGCCTTCTTCTCCCTTATTTTTGCCCTCACTGGCGGTGGTCCAGGTCGTGAGACTGAGGTTCTTTCCATTTACATGTATAAACAGGCCTTTGATGTGGGTAAGTTGGGCTATGGCAGTGCTGTAGCAATAGCTATGATGGTTATTGTTGGCGGGTTGTCTATCATCTATCTACGGCTAAGTCAGGAGCGGGCAAAATGATCAGTGCTGTCAAACAATCGCCTGCACGTGTTAGCGCAACAAATTTATTATTGGCGTTCATAATTCTTGCCTGGCTCAGTCCGTTGAGTTGGCTGGTGATGACCTCGGTTAACCCGCAAGCAACGGGAGGTTTCTCCATCCCGAGCAGTCTCAGCCTGGAACACTTTGCGTCTGTGATGACTG encodes the following:
- a CDS encoding sugar ABC transporter permease, with amino-acid sequence MISTSHVWLRRSTSLMTIAAIPAILFIGLFIFYAGWTIWVSFTDLALLGKKAISPNFIWFDNYIRLITRRGFLESVWTTTVFTFFSAIVGQCGLGFLLALLLKNYPFRLKGTVEFALLFGWLAPDVVGAFMWNAFASRDGFINTLVLSPLGFDNINLLNAYAMEVVVIANIWKGTAWSYLLFSAALDTVSREVLEAAYVDGANGRQRLRYVLLPLLRAQIATNLLFVTIWTYAFFSLIFALTGGGPGRETEVLSIYMYKQAFDVGKLGYGSAVAIAMMVIVGGLSIIYLRLSQERAK